From Veillonella dispar, one genomic window encodes:
- the dnaN gene encoding DNA polymerase III subunit beta → MHITFPKANLQKAINVLQKVSQNKTSSNLPGAIYITTKNGQVELQGNDFELGIRLTIDGDIKEPGTLVVGSRYFQELIRKLPGDTIELYKPEDGNSLTITSGSSEFNLVTLHPDDFSLVEQIHDQDHVNIDSFAMKELIDLTNYAAATDEDRPVFTGALLEIKENEVTMVATDTHRMAVKKITIDEPATTPMRAIIPTKTLAEVSRLLPTDNPAMINIIWNRTQIVFNFESIYIISRLIEGTYPEYEKVIPSQFDSSAVIDRREFAGAVDRVSLLAKDISYNVIRYDWAESNVTLSTQNTEIGMAKEDVAVEFKGTPFTISFNGRYISDILRHSTGDNIHLFLKQNGPVVIRQDNNPNYTYVVTPVRTNA, encoded by the coding sequence ATGCATATTACATTCCCAAAAGCAAATCTCCAAAAAGCAATCAACGTATTGCAAAAGGTATCTCAAAATAAAACAAGCTCCAACTTACCAGGTGCTATCTACATAACAACAAAAAATGGTCAAGTAGAATTGCAAGGTAACGACTTTGAACTCGGCATTCGTTTAACCATCGACGGCGACATTAAAGAACCTGGCACATTAGTTGTAGGTTCCCGCTACTTCCAAGAATTAATTCGCAAATTACCAGGCGATACCATCGAACTTTACAAACCAGAAGATGGCAATTCTTTAACCATCACATCTGGCTCTTCCGAATTCAACCTCGTAACATTGCATCCAGATGATTTCTCCTTAGTTGAACAAATTCACGACCAAGATCATGTAAACATCGATAGCTTTGCAATGAAAGAACTCATCGATTTAACAAACTACGCAGCTGCTACAGACGAAGATCGTCCTGTATTTACTGGTGCTCTTCTTGAAATCAAAGAAAACGAAGTAACAATGGTTGCTACTGATACACACCGCATGGCTGTTAAGAAAATTACCATCGATGAACCAGCAACTACGCCAATGCGTGCTATCATTCCAACAAAAACTTTAGCTGAAGTATCTCGTTTGTTACCAACAGATAATCCAGCTATGATCAACATCATTTGGAACCGTACACAAATCGTGTTTAACTTTGAATCTATTTATATTATTTCTCGTTTAATCGAAGGTACTTACCCTGAATATGAAAAGGTAATTCCTTCCCAATTCGATTCTAGCGCAGTTATCGACCGCCGCGAATTCGCTGGTGCCGTTGACCGCGTATCCTTATTGGCTAAAGACATCAGCTATAACGTAATTCGTTATGATTGGGCTGAAAGCAATGTAACATTGTCTACTCAAAATACTGAAATTGGCATGGCAAAAGAAGACGTAGCTGTTGAATTTAAAGGCACACCTTTCACAATCTCCTTCAACGGTCGCTACATCTCCGATATCTTGCGCCATAGCACAGGCGACAACATCCACTTGTTCTTAAAACAAAATGGTCCAGTTGTCATTCGCCAAGACAATAATCCGAACTATACATACGTAGTAACACCAGTTCGTACGAATGCATAA
- a CDS encoding RNA-binding S4 domain-containing protein, translating into MKEQQQVPIHTEYIQIDQLLKLEGIIETGGQIKSFIEEGILTLNGQVVTEKRKKCRVGDVISCKGLDVDLVITQEEA; encoded by the coding sequence ATGAAAGAGCAACAGCAGGTACCCATTCATACGGAGTACATTCAAATTGATCAGTTGTTGAAGTTAGAAGGCATCATCGAAACGGGTGGTCAAATTAAATCCTTTATCGAAGAAGGTATCCTTACTTTGAATGGTCAAGTTGTAACAGAAAAGCGCAAGAAATGCCGCGTTGGCGATGTGATTTCTTGCAAAGGTCTTGATGTAGATCTCGTAATTACTCAAGAGGAGGCATAA
- the recF gene encoding DNA replication/repair protein RecF (All proteins in this family for which functions are known are DNA-binding proteins that assist the filamentation of RecA onto DNA for the initiation of recombination or recombinational repair.) — protein MRIDSLQLFQFRNYKDVTIQFNPEIIVLHGTNGAGKTNILESIYVGTIGKSHRTNDTSDMLMFNAEEAGIVVKFEKKDTPQKVNIKLFRQGPKDIRLNDTKISQKELIGTLNTVIFCPEDLQLIKGTPSGRRRFLDMEISQTSATYYHQLMQYNRLLQQRNAILKEYRGKQNIPLEEWDLQLADMASFIVKKRLESLKKINLLIDLMNRKLTGGLENLTIGYEQPYMDNGSLEYTKEGFYERIKAALPQDRHRMTTSVGPHRDDLRFFSDAMDLKKFGSQGQQRTAVLSLKLSELEFIKSEVGEYPVLLLDDVLSELDESRRANLLQFIHKRIQTFITTTDIHDFKDLKSVQFISCEGGKVQYGQP, from the coding sequence GTGAGAATTGACTCACTGCAATTATTCCAGTTTCGTAATTACAAGGATGTAACGATTCAATTCAATCCGGAGATTATCGTTTTGCATGGCACTAATGGGGCTGGTAAGACGAATATCCTCGAATCTATCTATGTGGGGACCATTGGTAAAAGCCATCGTACCAACGATACGTCAGATATGCTCATGTTTAACGCTGAGGAAGCTGGCATTGTAGTAAAGTTCGAGAAAAAGGATACGCCACAAAAGGTAAATATTAAGTTATTCCGCCAAGGTCCTAAGGATATTCGCTTAAATGACACTAAAATATCTCAAAAGGAATTGATTGGTACATTAAATACAGTTATATTCTGTCCTGAAGATTTACAACTCATAAAGGGAACTCCGTCGGGTCGTAGACGTTTCCTCGATATGGAAATCTCTCAGACTAGCGCCACCTATTATCATCAGTTGATGCAGTATAATCGGTTATTACAGCAGCGCAATGCGATCCTTAAAGAATATAGAGGGAAGCAAAATATTCCTCTTGAAGAATGGGATTTGCAATTAGCCGATATGGCGAGCTTTATTGTAAAGAAACGGTTAGAAAGCTTGAAGAAAATTAATCTTCTCATCGATTTGATGAACCGTAAACTGACTGGTGGTCTCGAGAATTTAACCATCGGTTATGAACAGCCTTACATGGACAATGGTTCATTAGAATATACAAAGGAAGGCTTTTACGAGCGCATCAAAGCAGCTTTGCCGCAGGATCGTCATCGGATGACAACCAGCGTAGGTCCTCACCGCGATGATTTACGATTCTTTTCTGATGCGATGGATTTAAAGAAATTTGGATCCCAAGGGCAGCAACGAACTGCTGTATTATCCTTAAAGTTGAGTGAGCTTGAGTTTATCAAGTCCGAGGTTGGGGAATATCCAGTTCTGTTATTGGATGATGTATTGAGCGAACTTGATGAGTCGAGACGAGCGAATTTATTGCAGTTTATTCATAAACGTATTCAAACATTTATTACTACTACAGATATTCACGATTTTAAAGATTTGAAATCTGTTCAATTTATTTCTTGTGAAGGGGGAAAGGTTCAGTATGGACAGCCTTGA
- a CDS encoding DUF721 domain-containing protein, with amino-acid sequence MDSLDLCLPKALSKLNLLEQYKLNTLVHKWRDVVGDVIADHTKIVSIKPPDMVISADNSMWMQELQMQKRRIIEAVNKYYHQEVIKDIRFIMKRQSYVKANTDTSISLPDEQIITKRINFADIVLSKEDVEAIDKSLEQTDNEELRAAFRKVQITARKREIYLEQHGYHRCGRCGMHMQSKKDICPTCEYELHRKHIKDIKSVIRKYPYFKYSDCQQFIQCTFPDFAEAMRESIYFYLDKIYKGSINRRHMYMVAMLITHKKPDELTDQHVINLCNKYRSKFLDEEEQRKINSLNGVLEK; translated from the coding sequence ATGGACAGCCTTGATCTTTGTTTACCAAAGGCCTTATCAAAACTGAATTTACTGGAACAATATAAATTAAATACCCTCGTTCACAAGTGGCGTGATGTAGTGGGAGATGTCATTGCAGATCATACGAAAATTGTATCTATCAAGCCTCCAGATATGGTTATCAGTGCAGATAATTCCATGTGGATGCAAGAATTACAGATGCAAAAACGACGTATCATTGAGGCTGTTAACAAGTATTACCATCAAGAGGTAATCAAAGATATTCGCTTTATTATGAAACGTCAGAGCTATGTGAAAGCTAATACTGATACATCGATTTCATTGCCTGATGAACAGATTATTACAAAACGTATTAATTTTGCAGATATCGTGCTTTCAAAAGAAGACGTAGAAGCTATCGATAAGTCGTTAGAACAAACGGATAACGAAGAATTACGAGCTGCTTTCAGAAAAGTACAAATAACGGCTCGAAAGCGTGAAATTTATTTAGAGCAGCATGGTTATCATCGTTGTGGTCGATGTGGCATGCATATGCAATCTAAAAAGGACATCTGCCCTACTTGCGAATATGAATTGCATCGAAAACATATTAAGGACATTAAGTCGGTTATTAGAAAGTATCCGTACTTTAAATATAGTGATTGTCAGCAATTTATACAGTGTACCTTCCCAGATTTTGCAGAAGCGATGCGGGAATCCATATACTTTTACCTAGATAAAATTTATAAAGGATCTATCAATCGCCGTCATATGTATATGGTGGCCATGCTTATTACGCACAAAAAGCCTGATGAGCTAACGGATCAGCACGTTATCAATTTGTGCAATAAATATCGGTCTAAGTTCTTGGATGAAGAAGAACAGCGCAAAATTAATTCATTAAATGGGGTTCTTGAAAAATAG
- the gyrB gene encoding DNA topoisomerase (ATP-hydrolyzing) subunit B, with amino-acid sequence MPEENYGAQNIQVLEGLDAVRKRPGMYIGSTSIRGLHHLVYEVVDNSVDEALAGYATHIEVSINEDNSITVVDDGRGIPTGMHESGMSAVELVLTKLHAGGKFGGGGYKVSGGLHGVGISVVNALSEWTKVQVAQNGIIQEITFARGHKTSELHEIGKAEGTGTTVIFKPDAEIFETTVFNFDTLKIRLQELAFLNKGLRITLSDLRQEEPRVESFHYEGGLSSFIAFLNENKEVVNPTVIDIENTKDDVVVDVALQYNDSYSENLLSFVNNINTVDGGTHLSGFRAALTRTLNDYGRKSGLIKENESNLSGEDVREGLTAVVSVKVLEPQFEGQTKTKLGNSEVKGITDVIVSEGLKTFFEEHPQDAKKIIEKATMASRAREAARKARDLTRRKNALEVSSLPGKLADCSEKDTSMTEIYLVEGDSAGGSAKQGRDRRYQAILPLRGKILNVEKARLDKILANNEIRSMITAFGTGIGEEFDITKSRYNKIIIMTDADVDGAHIRTLLLTFFYRYMKPLVEEGHIYIAQPPLYQIKKGKSHWYVYSDAELTAKLDEVGRDGITIQRYKGLGEMNPEQLWETTMNPEHRTILQVSLEDSIEADKIFTVLMGDKVEPRRKFIEDNAKYVRNLDL; translated from the coding sequence ATGCCTGAAGAAAATTATGGCGCTCAGAATATACAGGTTCTTGAGGGTCTTGACGCGGTACGTAAACGTCCTGGTATGTACATTGGTAGTACGTCCATTCGCGGTTTACATCACCTCGTTTATGAAGTAGTAGATAACTCTGTAGACGAAGCGCTCGCAGGTTACGCTACACATATCGAAGTATCCATTAATGAAGATAACAGCATCACTGTTGTCGATGATGGTCGTGGTATTCCTACAGGGATGCATGAATCCGGTATGTCTGCGGTAGAGTTAGTATTAACGAAATTGCATGCTGGCGGTAAATTCGGCGGTGGCGGCTACAAGGTTTCTGGTGGTCTTCACGGCGTAGGTATTTCTGTAGTAAATGCGTTGAGTGAATGGACTAAGGTTCAAGTAGCTCAAAATGGTATTATTCAAGAGATTACATTCGCTCGTGGTCATAAGACTTCCGAGTTACATGAAATCGGCAAGGCAGAAGGTACTGGTACTACAGTTATCTTCAAACCAGATGCTGAAATCTTTGAAACTACAGTATTTAACTTTGATACATTGAAAATTCGTTTACAAGAATTGGCATTCCTTAATAAAGGTCTTCGCATTACATTGAGCGATTTGCGCCAAGAGGAACCTCGTGTTGAAAGCTTCCACTACGAAGGTGGTTTGAGTTCTTTCATTGCCTTCTTGAACGAAAATAAAGAAGTAGTAAACCCTACTGTTATCGATATCGAAAATACAAAAGACGACGTAGTAGTAGACGTAGCGTTGCAATATAACGATAGCTACAGCGAAAACTTGTTGTCCTTCGTAAATAACATCAACACTGTTGACGGTGGTACTCACCTTTCTGGTTTCCGTGCTGCTTTGACTCGTACCCTCAATGATTATGGCCGTAAATCTGGCTTGATCAAGGAAAATGAGTCCAACCTTTCCGGTGAAGACGTACGTGAAGGTTTGACAGCTGTTGTATCTGTAAAAGTATTGGAACCTCAATTTGAAGGCCAAACAAAAACTAAACTTGGCAATAGCGAAGTAAAAGGTATTACAGATGTTATCGTATCTGAAGGTCTTAAGACATTCTTCGAAGAACATCCGCAAGATGCGAAGAAAATCATTGAAAAAGCAACGATGGCAAGCCGTGCTCGTGAGGCAGCTCGTAAAGCCCGCGACTTAACGCGCCGTAAAAATGCGTTGGAAGTATCTAGCCTTCCTGGTAAATTGGCAGATTGCTCCGAAAAAGATACATCTATGACTGAAATTTATCTAGTCGAAGGTGACTCTGCGGGCGGTTCTGCAAAACAAGGTCGTGACCGTCGTTACCAAGCGATTTTGCCATTACGTGGTAAGATCCTTAACGTAGAAAAAGCACGCCTTGATAAGATTTTAGCTAATAACGAAATTCGCTCCATGATTACTGCATTCGGTACAGGTATTGGGGAAGAGTTCGATATTACAAAATCCCGTTACAACAAGATTATTATTATGACAGATGCGGACGTTGATGGCGCTCATATCCGTACCTTGTTATTAACATTCTTCTACCGTTATATGAAACCATTGGTAGAGGAAGGTCATATCTACATTGCTCAACCACCGTTGTACCAAATCAAGAAGGGTAAATCCCATTGGTATGTATACTCTGATGCAGAGCTTACAGCTAAGCTTGATGAAGTAGGCCGCGATGGCATTACAATCCAACGTTACAAAGGTTTAGGTGAAATGAACCCTGAACAATTATGGGAAACTACAATGAACCCTGAACATCGTACGATTTTACAAGTTAGCTTAGAGGATTCCATCGAAGCTGACAAAATCTTTACAGTTCTCATGGGTGATAAGGTAGAACCTCGTCGTAAATTTATTGAAGATAACGCAAAATATGTGCGTAATCTAGATTTATAA
- a CDS encoding amino acid permease: MAENQNNNVEFTSNKDQHLKRSLKARHMNMIALGGAIGTGLFVAGGEVVSTAGPGGALVAYGLIGIMVYFLMTSLGEMATYLPIPGSFGTYAKRYVDPAFGFALGWNYWFNWAITLAAEVLAGALIMKYWFPDVPAIVWSALFLLVLFGLNYLSTRSFGESEYVFSSIKVITVFVFLFCGFMLIFGIGGTSPGFANWTVGEAPFVGGWESILAIFMVAGFSFQGTELIGVAAGEAEDPEKNVPKAINTIFWRILLFYIGAFIVIGFLIPYTDPNLLNSSVENVSISPFTLVFDRFGFAFAASFINAIILTAVLSAGNSGLYSSTRMLYALAKEGQAPKIFAKLNSRGVPVPALILTTAIGLFAFLTSFIGEGTAYTWIVNISGLCGFIAWVGIAVSHYRFRRAFIAQGRDLSELPYKAWLFPIGPILAFILCVIIIAGQNYSAFTGDTIDWYGVSVAYIGLPIFFAVYLGYKYIKKTKLVPLKEVNLDRDFDR; encoded by the coding sequence ATGGCTGAAAATCAAAATAATAATGTAGAGTTTACCTCTAATAAAGATCAACATTTAAAACGTTCCCTAAAAGCGCGTCATATGAATATGATCGCTTTAGGTGGCGCTATCGGTACTGGCTTATTCGTTGCTGGTGGTGAAGTGGTAAGTACAGCAGGCCCTGGTGGTGCGCTTGTAGCTTACGGCCTCATCGGTATTATGGTGTACTTCCTCATGACATCTCTTGGGGAAATGGCTACATACTTGCCGATTCCTGGTTCCTTTGGGACTTATGCAAAACGCTATGTAGATCCTGCCTTCGGTTTTGCCTTAGGTTGGAACTATTGGTTTAACTGGGCTATTACATTGGCTGCTGAAGTATTAGCAGGGGCGCTGATCATGAAATATTGGTTCCCTGATGTGCCTGCCATCGTATGGTCTGCTTTGTTCTTGCTCGTTTTATTCGGCTTGAACTATTTATCTACTCGTTCCTTTGGTGAAAGTGAATACGTATTCTCTAGCATCAAGGTTATTACCGTATTCGTATTCCTGTTCTGCGGTTTCATGCTCATCTTTGGCATTGGCGGTACATCTCCAGGATTTGCGAACTGGACAGTAGGGGAAGCACCATTCGTAGGTGGCTGGGAATCCATTCTCGCTATCTTCATGGTAGCTGGTTTCTCCTTCCAAGGTACTGAGCTTATCGGCGTAGCTGCTGGTGAAGCAGAAGACCCTGAAAAGAACGTGCCAAAAGCGATTAATACAATCTTCTGGCGTATCTTATTATTCTATATCGGTGCTTTCATAGTTATCGGTTTCTTAATTCCGTACACTGATCCAAATCTTTTGAATTCTAGTGTAGAGAATGTATCTATTTCTCCATTCACACTTGTATTTGACCGTTTTGGTTTTGCCTTTGCTGCTAGCTTCATTAATGCTATCATCTTAACGGCAGTACTCAGTGCTGGTAACTCTGGTTTATATTCTTCTACACGTATGCTTTACGCACTCGCTAAAGAAGGTCAAGCACCAAAAATCTTCGCTAAGCTTAATAGCCGTGGCGTTCCAGTGCCAGCATTAATCTTAACAACAGCAATCGGTTTATTTGCATTCCTTACAAGCTTCATCGGCGAAGGTACTGCATACACTTGGATTGTTAATATCTCCGGTCTTTGCGGCTTCATCGCATGGGTTGGTATCGCTGTTTCTCACTATCGTTTCCGCCGTGCCTTTATTGCACAAGGTAGAGATCTTAGTGAATTACCTTACAAAGCATGGTTGTTCCCAATTGGTCCAATCTTGGCGTTCATCCTTTGCGTCATCATCATTGCTGGCCAAAACTACTCCGCTTTCACAGGCGATACAATCGACTGGTATGGCGTATCCGTTGCGTACATCGGATTGCCAATCTTCTTCGCAGTATACTTAGGTTACAAATACATCAAGAAAACAAAACTTGTTCCATTGAAAGAGGTTAACCTAGACCGCGATTTTGATAGATAA
- a CDS encoding YbjQ family protein, translating to MIITTTMHIENKPVQEYKGIVFGEVVEGRNFVKDFMSGIRDIVGGRSGSYENSLMNARQAALDEMSQRASKMGANAVIGVSFQYSTVGAENGMLMVTCNGTAVVV from the coding sequence ATGATTATTACTACAACTATGCATATTGAAAATAAACCTGTCCAAGAGTATAAAGGTATCGTATTTGGTGAAGTCGTAGAAGGCCGTAACTTTGTGAAAGATTTCATGTCTGGTATTCGCGACATCGTTGGTGGCCGTAGTGGCAGCTATGAAAACTCCTTAATGAATGCACGCCAAGCAGCCCTTGATGAAATGTCTCAACGGGCTTCTAAAATGGGTGCTAATGCTGTTATCGGCGTATCCTTCCAATACAGCACAGTAGGTGCAGAAAATGGTATGCTCATGGTTACATGCAATGGCACAGCCGTTGTAGTTTAA
- a CDS encoding efflux RND transporter permease subunit, translating into MKQFNLAEWALKHKSIIYYFMAMLLTFGIFSYNHMGRMEDPDFTMRTMVVGVAWPGASPQEMSDQVTDKLEEKLRDLPGVDYTKSFTDGSKSVIYINLKENLPSDKIRPAWEEARNMINDEWKSLPQGVQGPTINDRFDDVYGIIYAISGDEFSYEEKRQQAEDLKRQLLSVPNVKKISLIGVQQQTLNVTINKDKLASYKISTQQLLTAIKQQSMMVPAGMITTDTNNVYLRVNGLFDSPQAVQDMPIRINNQTLRLGDMADVTMTYQDPSNPQFYYEGKPAIGIAISMDAGGNNIEFGEAIDKKLAELKKTIPAGLELDQVSNQPHIVKESIGDFSQSLFEAIAIVLLVSFASLGLRTGVVVALTIPVVVSTTFILMYESGIYLHKVSLGALILALGLLVDDAIIVVEMMSVKLEEGWGHFRSATFAYQSTAFPMLSGTLITCAGFLPLALAQGMVAEFTKSLSIVVFMALILSWFASVLVSPVLGYKIIENKAPKPESEWTKRDHIMHKLSVTFYDKFERLLHWALGHHKVVLLITLGAFVLSLLSLPLIKQEFFPSSTRNEIIVSMQFPQSSSIEYTANQAKIIDEHLQGNEHISTFTSYIGQGSPRFVLTLEPELQRNNFLQYVIVTKSLEDRDKLYNELTPYLNEEFPSALVNTQFLQIGPPSKYPVMLRVSGPDQKVVKEIANKVKDKMQGDKDLHNIAFDWPDTEPVANIHIDPNKARLLGIDSYAVSLHLQSLLSGTKSGEYYEGNQTIPVTFRLGDNEQHNLSALSSLPIQTGNGSYVPLSQIATITMTQEDGIIWHRNMMPTISIHANVNAGVLGNAKTKEVYKSLQDIRDSLPTGYTIELDGAAEKSVTAVQNLLTPMPIMLFVIMTILMFQLKRIALMFMALLTAPLGLIGVVLALNITRTPLGFMAILGIIALSGMIIRNSIILLDQIEIHKAEGQEPREAIINSATLRFRPIMLTAIAAILGMIPLMGSVFWSPLAIAFSGGLLVATVLTLIVLPVMYATWYKIK; encoded by the coding sequence ATGAAACAATTTAACTTAGCCGAATGGGCCCTCAAACATAAGTCCATTATCTACTACTTTATGGCTATGCTCCTCACCTTTGGTATCTTCTCATACAACCACATGGGCCGTATGGAAGACCCAGACTTTACAATGCGCACCATGGTAGTCGGCGTTGCTTGGCCGGGGGCTTCCCCACAAGAAATGTCGGATCAGGTAACGGACAAATTAGAAGAAAAACTGCGCGACCTACCTGGCGTAGACTATACAAAATCTTTCACAGATGGCAGCAAATCAGTTATTTATATTAATCTGAAAGAAAATCTACCATCCGATAAAATCCGTCCCGCTTGGGAAGAAGCGCGGAACATGATCAACGATGAATGGAAGTCTCTACCACAAGGTGTTCAAGGACCGACCATCAATGACAGATTTGATGATGTATACGGCATTATCTACGCTATTAGTGGCGATGAATTCTCGTACGAAGAAAAGCGTCAACAAGCAGAAGACTTAAAACGTCAGCTATTATCTGTTCCAAACGTTAAGAAAATCAGCCTCATTGGGGTTCAACAACAAACCCTTAATGTAACGATTAATAAGGATAAATTAGCATCCTATAAAATCAGTACACAACAGCTATTAACGGCTATCAAACAGCAAAGTATGATGGTTCCAGCTGGTATGATTACGACGGATACAAATAATGTATATCTCCGCGTCAACGGTCTATTCGATAGTCCGCAAGCCGTACAAGATATGCCAATTCGCATCAATAATCAAACCTTGCGCCTTGGCGACATGGCTGATGTAACTATGACCTACCAAGATCCTAGCAACCCTCAATTCTACTATGAAGGCAAACCGGCTATCGGCATAGCCATCTCCATGGATGCAGGTGGCAATAATATAGAATTTGGTGAAGCTATCGATAAAAAGCTAGCAGAATTGAAGAAAACCATTCCTGCAGGCCTTGAGCTAGATCAAGTATCAAATCAGCCACATATTGTTAAAGAATCCATTGGCGATTTCTCTCAATCTCTATTTGAAGCTATCGCCATCGTATTGCTCGTAAGCTTTGCATCTCTTGGCTTGCGAACAGGCGTTGTTGTAGCCCTCACTATTCCAGTCGTTGTGTCTACGACGTTTATCTTGATGTATGAAAGCGGTATTTATCTGCACAAGGTTAGTCTAGGTGCATTAATACTGGCTCTAGGACTCCTCGTAGACGATGCCATCATCGTTGTAGAAATGATGAGCGTTAAGCTCGAAGAAGGTTGGGGACACTTTAGATCAGCTACCTTTGCTTACCAATCGACAGCATTCCCTATGCTATCTGGTACGCTCATTACCTGTGCAGGCTTCTTGCCATTAGCATTAGCACAAGGCATGGTAGCAGAGTTTACAAAATCTCTATCTATTGTTGTATTTATGGCGCTCATCCTATCTTGGTTCGCCTCTGTTCTCGTCAGCCCTGTTCTAGGTTATAAAATCATCGAAAACAAGGCTCCAAAACCTGAATCAGAATGGACTAAACGAGACCATATCATGCACAAGCTCAGTGTTACATTCTATGACAAGTTTGAAAGACTGTTACATTGGGCCTTAGGTCATCATAAGGTAGTATTACTCATCACCTTAGGTGCCTTTGTATTATCCCTACTTTCACTACCATTGATCAAACAGGAATTTTTCCCATCATCAACGCGTAATGAAATCATAGTATCTATGCAATTTCCTCAAAGTTCATCCATCGAGTATACCGCAAATCAAGCTAAAATCATCGACGAACATTTACAAGGTAACGAACATATTTCAACCTTTACATCCTATATTGGACAAGGTTCTCCACGTTTCGTTCTCACCTTGGAACCGGAATTGCAACGGAACAATTTCTTGCAGTACGTTATCGTTACTAAATCCTTAGAGGATCGCGATAAACTATACAATGAATTGACGCCATACTTAAATGAAGAATTCCCATCTGCCCTCGTAAATACGCAGTTCTTACAAATTGGTCCACCATCCAAATATCCAGTTATGCTCCGCGTTTCTGGACCTGATCAAAAGGTGGTAAAAGAAATTGCCAACAAGGTAAAAGATAAGATGCAAGGCGATAAGGATTTGCATAACATAGCCTTTGACTGGCCAGATACGGAACCAGTAGCCAATATTCATATCGATCCTAACAAAGCTCGCTTACTCGGTATCGATAGCTATGCCGTATCCTTACACTTGCAAAGTTTATTATCCGGTACAAAATCTGGAGAATACTACGAAGGTAACCAAACAATTCCTGTGACATTCCGCTTAGGAGATAATGAACAACACAACTTAAGTGCTCTGTCCTCCTTACCAATTCAAACAGGCAATGGTTCCTATGTACCGCTTAGCCAAATTGCAACCATCACCATGACCCAAGAGGATGGTATCATCTGGCATCGCAACATGATGCCAACCATCAGCATTCACGCTAATGTAAATGCTGGCGTCCTAGGCAATGCGAAAACAAAAGAGGTATATAAATCCTTACAAGACATTCGCGATTCCTTGCCTACAGGATATACCATTGAACTTGATGGGGCAGCTGAAAAGAGCGTAACAGCTGTACAAAATCTGTTAACACCAATGCCGATTATGCTCTTTGTGATCATGACAATCCTCATGTTCCAATTAAAGCGTATCGCCCTCATGTTTATGGCCTTGCTCACAGCGCCTCTCGGATTAATCGGCGTCGTATTAGCTCTGAATATTACGAGAACGCCATTGGGCTTTATGGCTATTCTGGGTATCATCGCCCTATCGGGTATGATCATCCGTAACTCCATTATCTTGTTAGACCAAATCGAAATCCACAAGGCAGAAGGACAAGAACCTCGTGAAGCGATTATCAACTCCGCTACACTTCGTTTCCGCCCTATCATGCTCACCGCTATCGCAGCGATTTTAGGCATGATTCCTCTCATGGGATCTGTATTCTGGAGTCCACTAGCTATCGCCTTTAGTGGTGGCCTACTAGTGGCAACAGTACTAACACTCATTGTATTACCAGTCATGTATGCAACATGGTATAAGATAAAATAA